The bacterium genome contains a region encoding:
- the infC gene encoding Translation initiation factor IF-3, translating into MAVPDALQSAYDHGLDLVEIAPQADPPVVKIMDYGKYKYEENKKAGEARKTATKQILKELTFRPKIGDHDVEVRTKRAREFLLKGYKVKFTVIYRGRERSHPEIGERVLLEAFEVVKDVGKIESPPIREGRKTFIMIEPLVKPPPKVRPKTDEAEKEKPAGKSADLKVKLNLDGALEGGTPAPEAPVSEETA; encoded by the coding sequence ATGGCGGTGCCCGATGCCCTCCAGTCGGCCTATGACCATGGCCTCGACCTGGTGGAAATCGCCCCGCAGGCGGATCCCCCCGTGGTCAAGATCATGGACTACGGGAAGTACAAATACGAGGAAAACAAGAAGGCGGGCGAGGCCCGGAAGACTGCCACCAAGCAGATCCTGAAGGAACTCACTTTCCGGCCCAAGATCGGCGACCACGATGTTGAGGTCCGCACAAAGAGGGCCCGGGAGTTCCTCCTGAAGGGCTACAAGGTGAAGTTCACCGTCATTTACCGAGGACGTGAGCGGAGCCATCCGGAAATCGGCGAACGAGTCCTGCTGGAAGCGTTCGAAGTCGTGAAAGATGTCGGCAAAATCGAGTCGCCTCCGATCCGGGAAGGCCGCAAGACCTTCATCATGATCGAGCCCCTCGTGAAGCCACCGCCCAAGGTGCGCCCGAAGACCGACGAGGCTGAGAAAGAAAAACCGGCCGGCAAGAGTGCAGACCTGAAGGTCAAGCTCAACCTGGACGGCGCCCTTGAGGGCGGGACACCGGCCCCTGAAGCGCCGGTCAGTGAAGAAACTGCGTAG
- the rpmI gene encoding 50S ribosomal protein L35, which translates to MKTHKAAAKRYRVTGSGKIVRRRTNRGHLLSKKSAARKRRLLHDIPVDSALIKNVERMLAIRSPRPVIESKN; encoded by the coding sequence ATGAAGACCCACAAGGCGGCCGCCAAGCGTTACCGGGTCACCGGGAGCGGGAAGATTGTGCGACGCCGCACCAATCGCGGGCACCTCCTCTCCAAGAAGAGTGCCGCGCGCAAGCGACGCCTCCTCCACGACATCCCCGTGGACTCCGCGCTCATCAAGAACGTGGAGCGGATGCTCGCGATTCGTTCTCCGCGCCCCGTCATCGAGTCGAAGAACTAG
- the rplT gene encoding 50S ribosomal protein L20: MTRVKGGVATKRRHNKWLKLAKGYRGTRGNQYKAAREAVIHAYVYAYRDRRNRKRDFRRLWIARINAATRARGLRYSQFIAGLKKADCILDRKVLAHLAMTEPAAFDAVTKLAQSKLATA; encoded by the coding sequence ATGACTCGTGTCAAGGGAGGCGTCGCAACCAAGCGACGCCACAATAAGTGGCTCAAGCTCGCCAAGGGCTACCGCGGTACCCGCGGCAATCAGTACAAGGCCGCCCGCGAGGCCGTGATCCACGCGTACGTCTATGCGTACCGCGACCGCCGGAATCGCAAGCGCGACTTCCGCCGTCTCTGGATCGCCCGCATCAACGCCGCGACCCGCGCCCGGGGACTGCGCTATAGCCAGTTCATCGCGGGCCTGAAGAAGGCCGACTGCATCCTGGACCGCAAAGTCCTCGCCCATCTGGCGATGACTGAGCCCGCCGCCTTCGATGCCGTCACCAAACTGGCCCAGTCGAAGCTCGCGACCGCCTAG
- the ruvB gene encoding Holliday junction ATP-dependent DNA helicase RuvB — MRERVVGPAASEEERLQEGVGAELRPKRLQELIGQPRVRERLSVAIQAARQRGEAMEHVLLHGPPGLGKTTLAHIIAAELEAPLTLTSGPALSKKADLFGLLTQLKPQSVLFIDEIHRLPTEVEELLYPAMEDFAIDFLLDSGAHATATTFRLKPFTLIGATTRAGLLKNPLRDRFGLQQHLEFYTPEDLEAILGRSAGILATPLDADACALIARRSRGTPRIANRLLRRVRDFAQVRGSGSIHRPLAEEALTLEGIDALGLDALDRRFLRTIAEVYQGGPVGIQALAATLNEELDTLTELVEPYLLKEGFLARTSQGRLATKRAFDLLGLRWMGPPQVVEESLFESAPDL; from the coding sequence ATGCGCGAACGGGTTGTGGGACCAGCCGCTTCAGAGGAAGAGCGACTCCAGGAAGGGGTCGGCGCGGAGTTACGTCCGAAGCGATTGCAGGAGCTCATCGGGCAACCCCGTGTCCGGGAACGCCTGAGTGTCGCGATCCAGGCAGCGCGTCAGCGGGGCGAAGCGATGGAGCATGTCCTCCTGCATGGTCCCCCAGGCCTGGGGAAAACCACCCTCGCACACATCATCGCGGCCGAGCTCGAAGCGCCACTGACACTTACCTCTGGTCCTGCCCTGAGCAAGAAGGCGGACCTCTTTGGTCTGCTGACACAACTGAAACCGCAGAGTGTCCTGTTCATTGACGAGATCCACCGCCTGCCGACAGAGGTCGAGGAACTCCTCTACCCGGCGATGGAGGATTTCGCCATCGACTTCCTCCTCGACTCCGGCGCTCACGCGACCGCCACCACCTTTCGTCTCAAGCCCTTCACTCTCATCGGCGCGACGACCAGAGCCGGCCTGCTGAAGAACCCCTTGCGGGATCGCTTTGGGCTTCAGCAGCATCTGGAGTTCTACACGCCAGAGGATCTGGAGGCGATTCTCGGACGCTCCGCCGGGATCCTCGCCACGCCGCTGGATGCGGATGCCTGCGCGCTGATCGCCAGACGCTCCCGGGGGACCCCCCGGATCGCGAACCGGCTCCTGCGGCGAGTCCGCGACTTCGCCCAGGTCCGGGGGTCCGGCAGCATCCATCGTCCCCTCGCTGAAGAGGCCCTCACTCTGGAGGGGATCGACGCGCTCGGACTGGATGCCCTGGATCGACGTTTCCTGAGGACCATCGCCGAGGTCTATCAGGGGGGACCGGTCGGGATCCAGGCCCTTGCTGCCACCCTGAATGAAGAGCTCGACACCCTCACGGAACTGGTCGAGCCCTATCTCCTCAAGGAAGGCTTCCTCGCCCGGACCAGCCAGGGTCGGCTGGCGACCAAGCGGGCTTTCGATCTGCTGGGACTCCGCTGGATGGGGCCGCCGCAGGTAGTGGAGGAGTCGCTGTTCGAGTCCGCGCCTGATCTGTAG
- the dnaE gene encoding DNA polymerase III subunit alpha has product MPQHFVHAHCHSEYSLLDGLMRIEDWVPRAASFGYDTLCLTDHGVMYGAIEFYETCKSHGIRPILGMEAYITDGSRFEKPEGDQKYPYHLILLAQNDTGYRNLMKLCSIGYLEGFYRKPRIDREVLRHHQEGIIALSACLKGEVQWHLSQNNPAKAHQVATEYRDIFGPERFFIEVQRHGLPEQDKIIPLQRQLAADLGLTCMATNDAHYLEPKAANYQDVMMCIAMNRKVNDPDRLKMSSDQMYFKNPAEMDLTFTGLEEMLRNTHRLAQMVDLEIDLGRHHFPDFAVPSGMDARSFLSHLAHSGLERRRPNAGPAYHDRLEFELGVIDQMGFNTYFLIVQDFVNFAKDAGIEVGPGRGSAASSLVAFATGITDIDPLEFGLIFERFLNPERASMPDVDIDFAPERRHEVIEYVAQKYGHDRVCQIVTFNRMKARAAIRDAGRVLDIPLPDVDRLAKLVPWGPKVTLEEALSTVPELQAEKNASAEVRHLLETAQGIEGLARNAGIHPAGICIAAGPVNEHVPLQRMSNGEVVAQFDMVNVEKIGLVKMDFLGLKTLTYIRDAVDWVARRRGITIDIRAIPTDDPQTFSVLGHGNTLGLFQLEGSGMRQLLMDMKPDKLGDIVACIALYRPGPLNSGLHTKYVRRKHGEEKITYGHPLMEPILGETYGVLTYQEQIAQLFVDLAGMTLGTAVKVIKIISKKRSKDEINAYRVDFVQGAKKLHGIPEKITDTLFDEILEFAGYGFNKAHSAAYGLLAYQTAYLKANFTPEFYTAYLTSELENHDKLALIVTEMREHGLPLRGPCINRSQASFSIDDTGDDLVIRFGLAGIKGVGRLAAERIAQLATERPFRDLTDFTSRLDPKLVNRGMVEALLWSGALDCLPGNRAQKAAVLDAALDAARDRQEDAAKGQTNMFDVFATTTEATPALLGLPDIPELGESELLAKERQLTGLYLTRHPLESSWPRLKGLIDHPIGTLSAEQEGSFIRLAGLVSGLQKKRSRNNQSYALFSLEDLSGSIDTVVFPAALEKVQHALTDDAMVMCAGRLQIDEREAAAGPESEESAGGDRPVRLKFLCDDLIPLQEALQSAQAPDLDRLLPKNSRNGRGTAKGNGHGGEPWPPPERMVSFQELPDIGAPETVHLEIALNGNVSEFADYLQHFIQEHPGTHLVRLTIQHGDARLIAELGATRMDGSRSTLQTFKQRWPDLVYSLS; this is encoded by the coding sequence ATGCCCCAGCACTTCGTCCACGCCCACTGCCACTCCGAGTACTCCCTCCTCGATGGACTCATGCGCATCGAGGACTGGGTCCCCCGCGCCGCCAGCTTTGGCTACGACACCCTTTGCCTCACCGACCACGGCGTTATGTACGGGGCAATCGAGTTCTACGAGACCTGTAAGTCCCATGGCATTCGCCCCATTCTCGGCATGGAGGCGTACATCACCGATGGCTCCCGGTTCGAAAAGCCCGAGGGCGACCAGAAGTACCCGTACCACCTGATCCTCCTGGCACAGAACGACACCGGCTACCGCAATCTGATGAAGCTCTGCTCCATCGGGTACCTGGAGGGGTTTTATCGCAAGCCCCGCATCGACCGGGAGGTCCTCCGGCACCATCAGGAAGGGATCATCGCCCTCTCCGCCTGCCTCAAGGGGGAGGTGCAATGGCACCTGAGCCAGAACAACCCGGCAAAGGCGCATCAGGTTGCGACCGAGTATCGCGACATCTTCGGCCCCGAGCGCTTCTTCATTGAGGTACAGCGTCATGGCCTGCCGGAGCAGGACAAGATCATCCCCCTGCAGCGACAACTGGCGGCCGATCTCGGACTGACCTGCATGGCGACCAACGATGCCCACTACCTGGAGCCGAAAGCGGCGAACTACCAGGACGTCATGATGTGCATCGCCATGAACCGGAAGGTCAATGACCCTGACCGGCTGAAGATGTCTTCAGACCAGATGTACTTCAAGAATCCGGCGGAAATGGACCTGACCTTCACCGGGCTCGAAGAGATGCTGCGCAACACCCATCGTCTGGCGCAGATGGTGGACCTCGAGATCGACCTGGGGCGGCATCACTTCCCCGATTTCGCAGTTCCCTCCGGAATGGACGCCCGCAGCTTCCTGTCGCATCTGGCGCATTCCGGACTGGAACGCCGTCGACCCAACGCCGGTCCGGCGTATCACGACCGCCTGGAATTCGAACTGGGCGTCATCGATCAGATGGGCTTCAACACCTACTTTCTGATCGTGCAGGACTTTGTGAATTTCGCAAAGGATGCCGGGATCGAGGTCGGACCGGGTCGCGGATCTGCGGCCTCTTCGCTGGTGGCCTTCGCCACCGGCATCACCGACATTGATCCGCTGGAGTTCGGGCTCATTTTCGAGCGCTTCCTCAATCCCGAGCGGGCGAGTATGCCCGACGTGGACATCGACTTCGCGCCCGAGCGCCGGCATGAAGTCATTGAGTATGTCGCGCAAAAGTACGGTCACGACCGGGTCTGCCAGATCGTGACGTTCAACCGGATGAAAGCCCGGGCCGCGATTCGTGATGCCGGGCGGGTCCTCGACATCCCCCTGCCGGATGTGGACCGGCTCGCAAAGCTCGTCCCCTGGGGACCGAAGGTCACGCTGGAAGAGGCCCTGAGCACGGTCCCGGAACTGCAGGCCGAAAAAAACGCTTCCGCCGAAGTCCGGCATCTGCTGGAGACCGCGCAGGGGATCGAGGGGCTGGCGCGCAATGCCGGGATTCATCCGGCAGGCATCTGCATCGCGGCTGGTCCGGTCAACGAGCATGTGCCGTTGCAGCGGATGAGCAACGGCGAAGTGGTCGCGCAGTTCGACATGGTGAATGTCGAGAAAATCGGCCTCGTCAAGATGGACTTCCTGGGGCTGAAAACCCTGACGTACATCCGGGATGCCGTGGACTGGGTCGCGCGACGTCGCGGCATCACCATCGACATCCGGGCCATCCCCACCGATGACCCGCAGACCTTCAGTGTGCTGGGGCATGGCAACACCCTCGGACTCTTCCAGCTGGAAGGTTCGGGGATGCGTCAGCTCCTCATGGACATGAAGCCCGACAAGCTCGGCGACATCGTGGCCTGCATCGCGCTCTATCGCCCCGGTCCCCTGAATTCCGGGCTGCATACCAAGTATGTCCGGCGCAAGCATGGTGAGGAGAAAATCACCTACGGCCATCCGTTGATGGAGCCGATTCTCGGCGAGACCTACGGGGTCCTGACCTATCAGGAGCAGATCGCCCAGCTCTTCGTGGACCTCGCGGGGATGACCCTCGGCACCGCCGTCAAGGTCATCAAGATCATTTCAAAAAAGCGGAGCAAGGACGAGATCAACGCCTACCGGGTGGACTTCGTGCAGGGCGCGAAGAAGCTGCACGGCATTCCCGAGAAGATCACCGACACGCTCTTCGATGAAATCCTCGAGTTCGCAGGCTACGGCTTCAACAAAGCCCACTCCGCCGCTTATGGCCTCCTCGCATATCAGACCGCGTATCTGAAGGCGAACTTTACGCCGGAGTTCTACACCGCCTACCTCACGAGCGAACTGGAGAACCACGACAAGCTCGCCCTCATCGTGACCGAGATGCGCGAGCACGGTCTCCCCTTGCGGGGTCCCTGCATCAACCGGAGCCAGGCCTCCTTCTCGATCGATGACACCGGCGATGACCTCGTGATCCGCTTCGGACTCGCGGGCATCAAGGGGGTCGGACGCCTCGCGGCGGAGCGGATCGCACAGCTCGCGACGGAGCGTCCGTTCCGTGACCTCACGGACTTCACCAGCCGGCTCGACCCGAAGCTGGTCAACCGGGGGATGGTGGAAGCGCTCCTCTGGTCCGGCGCACTCGACTGTCTTCCAGGCAACCGGGCCCAGAAGGCCGCAGTCCTGGATGCGGCTCTGGACGCTGCCCGGGATCGTCAGGAAGATGCCGCCAAGGGCCAGACCAACATGTTCGATGTCTTCGCCACAACCACCGAAGCCACCCCAGCCCTCCTCGGATTGCCGGACATCCCGGAACTCGGCGAGAGCGAGCTGCTGGCAAAGGAACGACAGCTCACCGGCCTCTACCTCACCCGGCATCCGCTGGAGTCGAGCTGGCCCCGCCTCAAGGGGCTCATCGACCACCCCATCGGGACACTCAGTGCGGAGCAGGAAGGAAGTTTCATCCGGCTGGCGGGACTGGTTTCTGGCCTGCAGAAAAAGCGCTCCCGGAACAATCAGTCCTATGCCCTCTTCAGCCTGGAGGATCTCTCCGGCAGCATCGATACGGTCGTCTTTCCCGCCGCCCTCGAGAAAGTGCAGCACGCCCTCACTGACGACGCCATGGTCATGTGCGCGGGTCGCCTGCAGATTGATGAGCGGGAAGCCGCCGCAGGTCCGGAATCCGAGGAGAGCGCGGGCGGCGACCGGCCGGTCCGGCTGAAGTTCCTCTGCGACGATCTCATCCCGCTGCAGGAAGCGTTGCAGTCGGCGCAGGCTCCGGACCTGGATCGTCTGCTGCCCAAAAACAGCCGCAATGGACGGGGCACCGCGAAGGGCAACGGTCACGGCGGTGAACCCTGGCCTCCCCCGGAGCGGATGGTCAGTTTCCAGGAGTTGCCAGACATCGGTGCACCGGAGACCGTGCATCTGGAGATCGCCCTCAACGGCAACGTCTCAGAATTTGCCGACTACCTGCAGCACTTCATTCAGGAGCATCCCGGCACGCATCTGGTGCGACTCACCATCCAGCATGGCGATGCCCGGCTCATCGCCGAGTTGGGGGCGACCCGCATGGATGGATCCAGGAGCACCCTGCAAACGTTTAAGCAACGGTGGCCTGACCTGGTCTACTCCCTGAGTTAA
- a CDS encoding Single-stranded DNA-binding protein yields the protein MAGVNKVILVGNIGQKPELKYTSSGVPFCNFSVATNERWGRDESGQTKEHTEWHRVSAWRKLAEICAQYLDKGKQVYIEGRLRTRSWTTPEGEKRYTTEIQVDEMVMLGGRGGGGDYGDVPDSAYDSDEGFGGGGGSFGGDRGAGAFRRETVGASSFPGNGNGNGSRQAAAGRQPSAPSAPPEVIDLENISDGDFF from the coding sequence ATGGCAGGAGTCAACAAGGTCATTCTGGTCGGCAACATCGGTCAGAAGCCGGAACTCAAGTACACCTCCAGCGGAGTCCCGTTCTGCAACTTTTCGGTCGCCACCAACGAACGCTGGGGGCGCGATGAGTCAGGACAGACCAAAGAGCACACGGAATGGCACCGGGTCAGTGCCTGGCGCAAGCTCGCCGAGATCTGCGCCCAGTATCTGGACAAGGGTAAGCAGGTCTATATTGAAGGCCGACTCCGGACCCGCTCCTGGACCACCCCAGAGGGGGAAAAGCGCTACACCACCGAGATTCAGGTCGACGAGATGGTGATGCTCGGCGGGCGCGGCGGAGGCGGCGACTACGGTGATGTCCCGGACTCCGCGTATGATAGTGACGAGGGCTTCGGCGGAGGCGGCGGCAGCTTCGGCGGCGACCGCGGAGCCGGTGCCTTCCGACGCGAGACCGTCGGCGCGAGTTCCTTCCCAGGAAACGGGAACGGCAACGGCTCGCGACAGGCCGCCGCTGGTCGGCAGCCCTCCGCTCCCAGCGCACCGCCAGAAGTCATTGATCTGGAAAACATCAGCGACGGCGACTTCTTCTAG
- the pheT gene encoding Phenylalanine--tRNA ligase beta subunit, translating into MKLPYHWLTSLIHCNGQSPEELARTLTLLGFEAEVGTGLPCTFAGVIAALVEQARPQGAGTLLTLSDGAERYTVYSTAPGIAVGQVVAFAPPGSTVSGEPIASQTFGEITSEGMVCSSQELGLGRESRDLLELPGVAPGTDLATLLFADQPIVMEYPSNRGDVLSLLGISRELAAHFQQPQPGFERAAATTRHLGDHPEALVHPRLTLRIQDLDLCPRYAARILTDVRVDDSPPELLARLAALGLKPINNIVDITNIVLVELGQPLHPFDLERLASPEVIVRRAHPRETFTTLDGVERTCTTNDLLITDTRGPIALAGVMGGKATEVGWETRAVLLESARFDRVAIRRTARRHALRTDASLRFERGIDPALVEEALDRVAWYVDRYQCGQVEPALWSTGHPDPPARQLVADIDRIAPLLGADIPREEVIRLLEALGFRQTAQAAEWEAMSVPSWRADVHLEEDLAEDVARHYGYNKIPLVLPNAPMKTQVRDWRTQFRFQLKHWLAALGYRELMTFPLGNERTGGVPNPLRPGGTPITLANALSLEQSVLCRTLVAGALDALRTNVRNRQQLPRAFEINKVYWEESGVPQEAEELLIVAVREPGPLAAESAFLEVKGTLELLCQHFHIAATCLPDDNTIPPYASGLAAHWQLGDPAHREGEGAPHGILGIVDSALVDAWDLPLVVAVAQIPWEALWRAAEIGRVPRFAPLPRFPGAHRDLALVVPEGMRYGDLAQVLQQHGGPYLTSVSLFDIYRGKQIPAGQKSMAFSFEFQHPEATLTDEDVSRAMDAMIAAAKSACGATLRQ; encoded by the coding sequence ATGAAGCTGCCGTACCACTGGCTCACAAGCCTCATCCACTGCAACGGACAGAGCCCGGAAGAACTGGCCCGGACCCTCACGCTCCTCGGCTTCGAGGCGGAGGTCGGGACCGGGCTGCCCTGTACGTTTGCCGGGGTCATCGCCGCGCTCGTGGAGCAGGCAAGGCCTCAGGGGGCCGGGACGCTCCTCACGCTCAGCGATGGGGCAGAGCGGTATACGGTCTACTCCACGGCTCCCGGCATTGCAGTCGGTCAGGTGGTGGCCTTCGCCCCTCCAGGGAGCACGGTCTCTGGCGAGCCCATCGCCAGTCAGACCTTCGGCGAGATCACCAGTGAAGGGATGGTCTGCTCTTCACAGGAACTGGGGCTCGGACGGGAGTCGCGGGACCTGCTGGAACTGCCGGGAGTCGCGCCGGGAACGGATCTCGCGACGCTCCTTTTCGCAGACCAGCCCATCGTGATGGAGTACCCCTCGAATCGCGGGGATGTCCTCTCCCTGCTCGGTATTAGCCGGGAACTCGCGGCGCATTTTCAGCAGCCTCAGCCCGGATTCGAACGTGCCGCAGCCACCACCCGACATCTGGGAGATCACCCGGAAGCGCTGGTGCATCCGCGGCTGACGTTGCGGATCCAGGACCTGGATCTCTGCCCGCGATACGCCGCCCGGATCCTGACCGATGTCCGGGTGGATGACTCGCCGCCGGAACTTCTGGCGCGACTGGCGGCCCTGGGGCTGAAGCCGATCAACAACATCGTCGACATCACCAACATCGTCCTGGTCGAACTGGGACAGCCGCTGCATCCCTTTGATCTGGAGCGACTGGCGAGTCCGGAAGTGATCGTGCGTCGTGCTCACCCGCGCGAGACTTTCACCACTCTCGATGGCGTGGAGCGAACCTGTACGACCAATGACCTGCTGATCACGGACACCCGTGGACCCATCGCGTTGGCTGGCGTCATGGGAGGCAAAGCGACCGAGGTCGGCTGGGAAACCCGGGCTGTGCTCCTGGAATCCGCACGCTTCGACCGGGTGGCGATCCGCAGGACCGCCCGTCGGCACGCCCTCCGGACCGACGCCTCGCTCCGGTTCGAGCGGGGCATCGATCCAGCGTTGGTGGAAGAAGCCCTCGACCGCGTGGCGTGGTATGTCGATCGCTACCAGTGCGGCCAGGTCGAGCCAGCGCTCTGGAGCACCGGGCATCCCGATCCCCCCGCAAGGCAACTGGTGGCGGACATTGATCGCATCGCCCCGCTCCTGGGGGCGGACATCCCCCGGGAAGAAGTCATCCGCCTCCTGGAAGCCCTGGGATTCCGGCAGACCGCTCAGGCGGCGGAGTGGGAAGCGATGAGTGTCCCGTCCTGGCGGGCTGATGTGCATCTGGAGGAGGACCTCGCGGAGGATGTCGCGCGGCACTACGGGTACAACAAGATCCCGCTGGTGCTGCCGAACGCTCCGATGAAGACGCAGGTCCGGGACTGGCGGACCCAGTTTCGCTTTCAGCTCAAGCACTGGCTGGCCGCGCTGGGATACCGGGAGCTGATGACCTTCCCGCTGGGCAACGAACGGACCGGCGGGGTTCCGAATCCTTTGCGTCCGGGTGGGACCCCCATCACGCTCGCCAACGCTCTCTCTCTCGAGCAGTCAGTTCTGTGCCGGACACTCGTTGCAGGAGCCCTCGATGCCCTGCGCACCAATGTCCGGAACCGGCAGCAGCTGCCCCGGGCGTTCGAGATCAACAAGGTCTACTGGGAGGAAAGCGGCGTCCCGCAGGAAGCTGAGGAGCTCCTGATCGTGGCGGTCCGGGAGCCCGGGCCCCTCGCGGCGGAGTCCGCCTTTTTGGAAGTCAAAGGCACGCTGGAACTGCTGTGCCAGCATTTCCACATCGCAGCAACCTGCCTGCCGGATGACAACACGATTCCGCCCTATGCCTCCGGGCTGGCGGCGCACTGGCAGCTGGGCGATCCCGCGCATCGGGAAGGGGAGGGCGCTCCGCACGGCATTCTGGGAATTGTGGACTCCGCGCTGGTCGATGCCTGGGACCTGCCGCTGGTGGTAGCGGTCGCGCAGATTCCCTGGGAGGCGCTCTGGCGGGCGGCTGAAATCGGTCGGGTTCCGCGCTTCGCACCCCTCCCCCGTTTCCCGGGTGCCCATCGCGACCTCGCCCTCGTGGTGCCGGAGGGGATGCGCTATGGCGACCTCGCCCAGGTCCTGCAACAGCATGGTGGGCCGTATCTCACCAGCGTGTCGCTCTTCGATATCTATCGGGGCAAGCAGATTCCGGCAGGTCAGAAGTCGATGGCCTTCAGCTTCGAGTTCCAGCATCCCGAGGCGACCCTCACCGATGAGGACGTCTCCCGGGCGATGGACGCCATGATCGCGGCGGCGAAGTCCGCCTGCGGCGCGACGTTGCGTCAGTGA
- the pheS gene encoding Phenylalanine--tRNA ligase alpha subunit translates to MPADITLSEQLAAIEAAIATLKAADTPDALEATRLSLLGRKGLFADLGPQLARLDPTERPTMGKRVNMLRQQAEALVAERQATLSAGATRQSGKSIFDPTLPGRPPVSAVGRLHPFTKTLERLLEIFCSMGFEVVEGPEIETEYYNFEALNLGADHPARDSQDSFYLDVEGGLLLRTQTSPVQLRAMESRKPPLMVVAPGRVFRRDAFTARHSPVFHQIEGLMIDKGLTFAHLKGVLAMVARELYGADRKIRMRPDYFPFTEPSGDLAIDCAVCQGIGCRVCSHSGWVELLGAGMVHPQVLRNGGIDPAVYTGFAFGMGIDRLAMMASGINDIRLLTENDVRFLDQF, encoded by the coding sequence ATGCCAGCCGACATCACGCTCAGCGAACAACTCGCCGCCATCGAGGCCGCCATCGCCACTCTGAAAGCGGCCGACACCCCCGACGCCCTCGAAGCGACGCGGCTCAGCCTCCTCGGACGCAAGGGGCTCTTCGCCGACCTCGGTCCGCAGTTGGCGCGCCTGGATCCCACCGAGCGTCCGACCATGGGCAAGCGGGTCAACATGCTCCGTCAGCAGGCCGAAGCGCTGGTGGCGGAACGGCAGGCGACCCTGAGCGCAGGGGCCACACGCCAGTCCGGGAAGTCGATTTTCGACCCCACCCTGCCCGGACGTCCGCCAGTGTCAGCGGTCGGGCGACTCCATCCCTTCACGAAAACTCTGGAGCGTCTGCTGGAGATTTTCTGCAGCATGGGGTTCGAGGTGGTGGAAGGCCCCGAGATCGAGACGGAGTACTACAACTTCGAAGCGCTGAATCTCGGTGCGGACCATCCGGCGCGGGACTCCCAGGACTCGTTCTACCTCGATGTCGAGGGGGGGCTGCTCCTCCGGACACAGACCAGTCCGGTGCAGCTGCGGGCGATGGAAAGCCGGAAGCCACCCCTCATGGTGGTGGCTCCTGGACGGGTCTTTCGACGTGATGCTTTCACCGCCCGTCACTCCCCGGTGTTCCATCAGATCGAGGGGCTGATGATCGACAAGGGGCTCACTTTTGCTCATCTCAAGGGAGTGCTCGCGATGGTGGCCCGGGAACTCTACGGCGCGGATCGGAAGATCCGGATGCGCCCGGACTACTTCCCCTTCACGGAGCCTTCCGGGGACCTGGCCATCGACTGCGCGGTCTGTCAGGGCATTGGCTGCCGAGTCTGCTCACACTCGGGCTGGGTGGAGTTGCTGGGAGCCGGGATGGTGCATCCGCAGGTGCTGCGGAACGGCGGGATCGATCCTGCGGTTTACACCGGTTTCGCCTTCGGCATGGGGATCGACCGGCTGGCGATGATGGCTTCGGGCATCAACGACATCCGCCTTTTGACCGAGAACGATGTCCGGTTCCTGGACCAGTTCTGA
- the ruvA gene encoding Holliday junction ATP-dependent DNA helicase RuvA, which yields MLVMLTGSLESLDTRAGSLWLGLGSAGSKLVLELHIPASTAQQLSTVAVGGTVTVHTHLEFAPQGPVGALRPRLYGFAHPLDRQFFLRLITVKGVGASVALDMLAAPTASIAAAIQTGDEAFLKKLPRIGASKARLLIAELRGKVAAFEGTSVTAVGSAKVATLPGDAVSQQVLAILTAQLDLDGREAEALLDKARGAYPEATDLESLLTAVFAVR from the coding sequence ATGTTGGTCATGCTCACGGGATCGTTGGAGAGTCTCGACACCAGGGCTGGGAGCCTCTGGCTCGGCCTGGGAAGCGCTGGCAGCAAGCTGGTGCTGGAGTTGCACATCCCCGCGAGTACGGCCCAGCAGCTCAGTACGGTGGCGGTGGGAGGGACAGTCACGGTCCACACACATTTGGAGTTCGCGCCGCAGGGACCGGTGGGCGCGTTGCGACCGCGCCTGTATGGCTTCGCGCATCCGCTGGATCGTCAGTTCTTCCTCCGGCTGATCACGGTGAAGGGGGTCGGGGCCTCGGTGGCCCTTGACATGCTCGCTGCCCCGACCGCCAGCATCGCGGCGGCAATCCAGACCGGCGATGAAGCCTTCCTGAAGAAGCTCCCCCGCATCGGTGCCAGCAAAGCGCGACTCCTCATTGCAGAACTGCGAGGCAAGGTGGCCGCGTTCGAAGGGACCAGCGTAACAGCCGTTGGGAGCGCCAAAGTCGCGACCCTCCCTGGTGATGCGGTGAGCCAGCAGGTTCTGGCGATTCTGACCGCCCAGCTCGATCTGGATGGCCGGGAAGCAGAAGCGTTGCTGGATAAAGCGCGAGGAGCGTATCCCGAGGCTACAGATCTGGAGTCCCTGTTGACTGCGGTCTTTGCGGTTCGCTAG